GTCCTCCTCCCTAGACTTGCTCCACGATGCCGCCCGGCGCGGCGACGTGCCCGCCATCAGGCAGCTGCTGCAAGACCCGCAGCTCGCCCTCAATGCCCAAAATGGTAAGGGCTACACCGCCCTCATCCTGGCTACTTACGACGACCACCTCGACGCCGCCCGCGCCCTGCTCGATGCTGGGGCCGACCCCAACGTGCAGGACGCCAGCGGCAATTCGGCCCTGATGGGCGTCAGCTTCAAGGGCTACGCCGATAGCGCCCGCCTGCTCCTTGCGCGCGGCGCGGCTCTCGACCTCACCAACGGCAACGGCGGCACGGCCCTCATGTTTGCGACCCTCTTCGGCCGCAATGAGCTGGTCAAAATCCTGCTCGAAGCCGGGGCCGATGCATCCCTGCGCGACTTTCGCGGCCTTACCGCCCTGCACCTCGCCGGCCAGCAAGGCAATGAAGAGGCCTGGAAGCTGCTCGGCGGCGAGGCGGAAAACGAGAGCTAACTACTTGGCTGGCAATGGGGGGGTAGGCCACCAGGCTTGCTTTATTTATAACGCGGCCTTCACTTCAAAAGTGAAGCTGGTGCTGCCGGTCAGCCCGGTGGGGGAGAGGCCCTGCACGACCACCCGGTAGCTGCCAACCTGGTCGGAGGTGTAGAAGCTCGTCTGGGTACCGCCGCCGGGCGGGCTGAGGAGTTCAGGGTTCCAGTACAAGAGGTTGCGAAAGTCGGGCAGGCGGCTTTGCGCGGCGGCGGGCGTTTCATAGCGGGGCGCGTAAAACGCGCGCTGGCCCTGCAAGCCCTCGTAGGCTTGCAGCAGGGCGCGCGGGTCGGGTTCCAGGCCGGCCAAGTCGCCCTTGTAGGTGGTGTAGCTCACCACGCCCTCGTAGAGAAATTGGCCCATCGAGTACCGGGACGTTAGCACATCGAGCTTTTGCACCTTCAACGGGTCGAAGGCCATGATGCGGTTGGTATTGAAAACCGGCACCCCGTCGAGCAATACCAGCGGGCTTTCCAGCATTTCCCGGCTGTTGTCGTCGGGCACCAAAAAGTGAAAGCCGTCTTTGCGAATGCGCACCAGCACGCCCGGCACGTACTCGCGCATCACCTCCTCCATCACCTTAAAGCGGGTGTATTTATCGAGGAAATACTGCTCGCTGGGCTTGCCATAAAAAGCCGTGCTATCGAGCAGCGGCGCGAGGTAGCGGGCCGGGTGGCCATCGCTGAACTGCTGCTGCACCTCGGCCTGCACGTGCCGCCGCAGCAGGCTGGCCGCCACGCCCTCCGCGAGCGTAAGCGGCGCTGGCGGGTTGGCTGCATAGCGCGGCGAGAAAGGGCTGAATAGCTCTACCGTACATAGGCTGTCTCTTTGGGAGTTGGGCTGAACGATGAGCTGGCGCGTTCCGTAAAAATCGGGCAGCTCAAACTGGATGCTGCCATCTTTTTTGCTAAACGAATTGAAGAACTGAATGCGCCGGCTGGGGCTGGCCAGGTAAGTGCCCACGCCAGTCACCGGGGCGCCCGTGCGGGTGCTTACCACGCGGCCGCGCAGCACGGGGCCATTTAGCTCGGGCAGGTACGCCAGCGAATCGGGGTGCTCGGCCAGCACCTGCGCCCAGCTAAAGCGGCTCCAGCCCTGCGTCAGCATCAGGTTGTCGGTGGCGGCCTGGGTTTCGGGGGTAGGGCTGGCCAGATAGTAATCGGGGTTTTCGACTTGGCCCTTCAGGTCGGCGGCCAGCCAGAGGTAGCTCGTGATGCCGGGTTCGCCGCCGGCCGCCAGCGAATCGAGCTGGTATACCGCCACCGACAGGTTGGCGGGCTGCGGCCCGCTGCCCAGCTGCAAGGTTACCTTCTCGCGGGCGGCGTACTGGCGCTTATCAGCCTGCGCGCGGAGGGCCAGCGTAGTCGGGGGCGGCCGAAAATACAGCCGCTCGCATACCGGCTGCCGGCGGCTGTTGAAGAGCGTGAAATGCGACACCCCCGCGGCCAGCTGCTGCTTGGGCACCACAAACACCGCCTGGCCCGCTTGCAGCTGCGCGCTGGCCGCCACGGCCACCCGCTGCCCGGCGTGGCCCAGCAAATACAGGTTTTCGGCGGCGAGCGCCGCGCCGCGCGCTTGCACCACTACGCGCAGCTGCTCGGGGCCAAGGTCTTCGAGGCGCAGCACGTAGCCTTGCTCGCGCACGGCCGGTAGAGCGCAGGTAATTGGCGGTTGGTCAGCTATTTCCATAACGGCCTTGTAGGCCGCGCCGGCCTGGGCCGGGGTGAAATCGAAGCTGCCCAGGCCAAAGCGCAGCGTCTTAAACCGGGCCACGGTAGCGCCGGTCTGGTCGAGCACGCGGCCCTCGGCGGCTACGCCCCGGCCGGTCCTATCCGTTAGCTTGAAGCCGACTTTGCTGGCTAGCCCCTGCACCAGGTAGCCGCCTTCGGGGAAAAACTGCGGGTCGTAGGCCGGTGCCGGGCGGGCCGCCGGGCCAGCCAGCGGCAGCGGCGCGCGGGTATTCACGACGGTAATGACGCGCTGGAAGAAGTATTCCGGCCCAAAATTCTGCATCCAGCTGGTGTAGGCCCGCACCGTGTAGCGGCCCGAGGGTAATTCGGGGGGTAGCACCAGCGAGCCCTGGCCGGTGGCGTGCGCCATTTTGACTTTGACTTGCAATACCGGCACCTGCGCCGGGTCGAGCACCTCCACGTAGGCCACGCTGCTGGCGGCCAGCGGGCGCTGGGTGGTACCCTCCACGGCGTAGAGCTTAAACCACAGGCTTTCGCCGCTCAGGTAGCACGGCCGGTCGAGGTGCACAAAGAGCTTCTCGGTGGGCACGCGCTGGCTATACTGGGCAAAGCGCCGGCCGATGCCCGCGAGCGAGTCGGCGCTTTGCCCGCGGGCCGCGCCCGGCCCCAGCAGCGCGGCCAGCCCCAGCCAGGCGGCCTTCCGAAGCAAGCGGCCGGGTAGGCCAACGGGTAGCAAGCAGCGACGAAACATGCGCAAAACGG
The genomic region above belongs to Hymenobacter psoromatis and contains:
- a CDS encoding ankyrin repeat domain-containing protein encodes the protein MSSSLDLLHDAARRGDVPAIRQLLQDPQLALNAQNGKGYTALILATYDDHLDAARALLDAGADPNVQDASGNSALMGVSFKGYADSARLLLARGAALDLTNGNGGTALMFATLFGRNELVKILLEAGADASLRDFRGLTALHLAGQQGNEEAWKLLGGEAENES